In Haematobia irritans isolate KBUSLIRL chromosome 1, ASM5000362v1, whole genome shotgun sequence, a genomic segment contains:
- the LOC142235622 gene encoding uncharacterized protein LOC142235622, which produces MALDRFIRANDKLVKFEQELTEQVISESSVFALEVHRDELKAIWVTIKTLYEKCIDELDEEDGVENGEKTKKMQTRTQTRTDKRKDADSDSETDSDQEGSELDSINARFHKSYDTYVMLVARISSDIHSRSRTEVTSQVTSSRSSFHLPPCDTESFRGDYQSWPSFRDMFSAIYIRNSSLSKVQKLFHLRNKTKGEAFDIVNKCPLTNGGFDIAWASLQERFENKRLLVHSQLRILFNLSPVGLESGEEIKCLQRDINSCISSLELYDIDISSWDAILVYICSTKLPRTTLSLWEQSLQNKKDIPKWSALNDFLSNRFQTLETVSEINSHHNSRKSAVSHSTTKPSNPSASKKINSNHAQVSSNQTTTISCNLCPYESHPIRKCPKFLSMSVDERLSCIRDLNLCINCFSRGHSIKKCKSWYNCSFCRKRHNSLLHREPIAQSNDTTPNLTSSLQSTHSNIQVESTHSAEPFNQPSTNVQSCFAVHAQNVLLGTAVVKIRHLGLEYLVRALIDSGSQGTFVSQKIFDLLKLPFHPIEAEISGLNGVTSANARKLASFSISPRYDSDLELKVKALVVPGLSGNLPTRSISPHILKNFPNLQLADPKFYESSRIDLLIGADVFNQILLDNIRRNICGSLIAQETVFGWIVTGPIQNNTNVSSYSTIVSYFTETTLEKQLKRFWEVENLPQNPLPSSADEYCEKLYSDTTTRDCDGRYIVSLPFKEPFLDKSIQLGQSRAIAYAQFVRNEHRLLKIPDLKHKYDTVIQEYLDLRHMEAVASPPLDGHSENYYLPHHSVMKPESTTTKVRVVFNASCPTSSGKSLNDILYPGPVLQRDITILLLKWRFYRYVFSADIEKMYRQIKVNSRDTPFQRILFRSDPSGPIHDYELKTVTFGVNAAPFLAIRTLLQLAADSKSRFPLASEIIENDMYVDDIITGAHNMDSALVAKKQLIAALDSACFPLRKWASNSTEILSDMPKQHLLKEDFLSFEDSSQTKTLGVRWNAKSDRFIFSTNVLSHRAEYTKRQVLADIAKIFDPAGWLAPIVILAKILMRKIWLSGEGWDENISHDCLRDWRKFRDSYSMVESIQLPRWVSYSPTCKIEFHAFSDASENAYATAIYVRVLLENNSICVNLLASKSRVSPVKTLSIPKLELCGATLMAETVDSIIPSMKIPNAEIYKWTDSTIVLAWLQRPPCHWKVFVANRVSIIANKIGTDKWLHINTAYNPADLASRGVYPQDLINNSLWWHGPEWLQKPEDCWPSNANSFHDTDLEKKPVCVHMTVLPDSEDILQRFSSFNRAIRVLCYVYRFIHNTSSKYVSCNHPTRSLSTQEVLKVKNCLIMLAQKKFFPKEYQALSQKRDVPKTSSILNLNPFLDSNGLIRSLGRLVYSPSLDYDEKHPIILSYHSYFTKLLVQFTHVHVSLHGGNQEVVNLIRMQYWVPRLRNLVKSVIHSCKICVLHKKKTLSQMMAALPPERTTFHRPFYSTGIDFAGPFDIKSFIGRGSRLTKGYVCLFVCFATKAIHLELTSSLSTPVFLAAFQRFISRRGCPRHIYSDNGTNFVGASKEISRNFLEASRSGIISQFIHQNVSWHFIPPGAPHMGGLWEAGVKSFKTHFKKVSGGFKYSFEEFCTLLAKIEACLNSRPISTMSENPGDLNPLTPGHFLTGNAILAPPEPISDDRPESIVNRWQRVKVLHHHFVQRWKSEYLKELHKRNKWKQPEKNIDIDSIVVIRDENTSPNEWRIGRVTRFFPGKDNRVRVAELYTQKGVITRPIVKLVILPTQ; this is translated from the coding sequence ATGGCGTTGGATAGGTTCATCAGGGCTAACGATAAATTGGTCAAATTCGAGCAAGAGCTCACCGAACAGGTCATATCGGAATCGAGTGTGTTTGCTCTTGAAGTTCATCGAGACGAGTTGAAGGCCATATGGGTAACGATCAAGACATTGTACGAAAAGTGTATCGATGAGCTTGACGAGGAGGATGGAGTTGAGAATGGCGAAAAAACTAAAAAGATGCAGACTAGAACCCAGACTCGGACCGATAAACGAAAAGACGCGGATTCAGATTCCGAAACAGACTCCGATCAAGAAGGTTCTGAACTCGACAGCATAAACGCTAGATTCCATAAGTCTTATGACACATATGTGATGCTTGTTGCAAGGATAAGTTCCGATATTCACTCCAGATCTAGGACCGAAGTAACATCCCAGGTCACGTCCTCACGCAGTAGCTTCCATTTGCCTCCTTGTGACACCGAGTCCTTTAGGGGCGACTACCAGTCTTGGCCATCCTTTCGAGACATGTTCTCGGCTATATATATACGTAACTCGAGTCTTTCCAAAGTACAAAAACTGTTTCACCTACGTAACAAGACAAAAGGCGAAGCCTTCGACATTGTAAATAAGTGTCCTTTGACAAATGGCGGGTTTGACATCGCCTGGGCGAGTTTACAGGAAAGATTTGAAAACAAACGTCTACTCGTTCACAGCCAATTACGTATACTTTTTAATTTGTCACCAGTTGGTTTAGAATCTGGTGAAGAGATAAAATGTCTCCAACGTGACATAAATTCATGTATTTCCTCCTTAGAACTATATGACATTGATATATCGTCCTGGGATGCTATATTAGTATATATCTGTTCAACGAAGCTCCCTAGAACTACCTTGTCATTATGGGAACAATCGCTTCAAAATAAGAAGGATATTCCCAAATGGTCGGCTCTCAATGACTTTTTGTCCAACAGATTCCAAACATTGGAAACCGTTAGTGAAATCAATTCTCACCACAATTCGAGGAAGTCTGCCGTATCACATTCCACCACAAAACCGTCAAACCCATCCGCTTCTAAAAAGATAAACAGCAACCATGCTCAAGTTTCTTCCAATCAAACAACCACAATATCCTGCAATCTGTGTCCATACGAGTCCCATCCTATTCGTAAATGcccaaaatttctttcaatgtCTGTCGACGAGAGATTATCATGCATTCGAGACCTTAACCTTTGCATAAATTGTTTTTCCCGAGGTCACTCGATTAAGAAGTGTAAGAGTTGGTATAATTGTTCCTTCTGTCGTAAAAGACATAACTCTCTTTTACATCGAGAACCCATAGCGCAGTCCAATGATACGACTCCTAATCTCACTAGCTCACTACAGTCCACACATTCCAATATTCAAGTAGAGTCTACTCATTCGGCTGAGCCATTTAATCAACCGTCCACCAATGTCCAATCTTGCTTCGCCGTACATGCTCAAAATGTTCTCTTGGGAACAGCTGTTGTTAAAATTAGACATTTGGGTTTGGAATATCTCGTACGAGCTTTAATTGACTCTGGTTCACAGGGAACTTTTGTTTCTCAGAAGATTTTTGATCTTCTTAAACTACCATTCCATCCGATAGAGGCCGAAATTTCGGGGTTAAATGGGGTTACCTCGGCAAACGCAAGGAAGCTTGCTTCATTTTCCATAAGCCCTCGATATGATTCCGATTTGGAGTTAAAGGTTAAGGCCTTAGTGGTTCCCGGGTTGTCTGGCAATCTTCCTACACGTTCGATCTCGCCacacattttaaagaatttcccAAATTTACAATTGGCAgacccaaaattttatgaaagctCCCGAATTGATCTTCTTATCGGAGCTGatgttttcaatcaaattctaCTCGATAATATACGGCGTAATATTTGTGGCTCATTAATTGCTCAGGAGACGGTTTTCGGCTGGATAGTCACTGGACCTATCCAGAACAACACCAATGTATCCTCCTATTCCACCATAGTCTCATATTTTACTGAGACAACTCTGGAAAAACAGCTTAAGCGTTTTTGGGAGGTGGAAAATCTTCCGCAAAATCCTCTGCCATCCTCTGCCGACGAGTATTGCGAAAAGCTGTATTCAGATACTACTACACGAGATTGTGATGGTAGATACATCGTGTCGCTTCCCTTTAAGGAGCCATTTTTAGATAAATCGATTCAATTGGGACAGTCAAGGGCTATTGCTTATGCACAATTCGTCAGAAACGAACATCGTTTGTTAAAAATTCCTGATCTTAAACACAAGTATGACACTGTTATCCAGGAATACTTGGATCTACGTCACATGGAAGCTGTTGCTTCTCCCCCGTTAGATGGGCATTCTGAAAACTACTATCTTCCCCACCATTCTGTTATGAAGCCAGAAAGTACCACGACTAAGGTCCGAGTGGTATTTAATGCGTCGTGTCCAACTTCTTCTGGCAAGTCCTTGAACGATATACTTTATCCAGGTCCTGTGCTCCAAAGGGACATAACTATACTTCTTTTGAAATGGCGTTTCTATCGTTATGTGTTTAGTGCCGACATCGAAAAGATGTATAGGCAGATAAAGGTGAACTCAAGGGACACTCCTTTTCAGCGTATTCTTTTTCGTTCGGATCCTTCGGGTCCAATCCATGACTACGAGCTTAAAACTGTTACGTTTGGTGTAAATGCGGCACCATTTCTAGCAATAAGGACATTGTTGCAACTAGCTGCCGATTCCAAAAGTAGATTTCCATTGGCAAGTGAGATAATTGAAAACGACATGTATGTCGACGATATCATTACTGGTGCCCATAACATGGATTCGGCTCTTGTTGCAAAAAAGCAACTGATTGCAGCACTTGACTCTGCTTGTTTTCCTCTTCGAAAATGGGCTTCAAATTCTACTGAAATCCTGAGTGACATGCCAAAACAACACTTGTTGAAGGAAGACTTTCTGAGTTTCGAGGATAGTAGCCAGACGAAAACATTGGGTGTGCGTTGGAACGCAAAATCTGATCGTTTCATATTTTCAACTAATGTATTATCCCATAGAGCTGAGTATACTAAGCGGCAGGTTCTAGCGGACATCGCTAAAATTTTCGACCCAGCTGGATGGCTGGCTCCCATAGTAATTCTTGCTAAGATACTGATGCGGAAAATATGGCTTTCTGGTGAAGGCTGGGATGAAAACATTTCACATGATTGTCTTCGAGATTGGAGAAAATTCCGTGACAGCTATTCCATGGTCGAGAGCATACAATTACCACGATGGGTTTCATACTCCCCCACATGCAAGATAGAGTTCCATGCGTTTTCCGATGCATCCGAAAATGCATACGCAACAGCTATATATGTTCGAGTTCTTTTGGAAAACAATTCAATATGTGTTAATTTGCTAGCCTCCAAATCTCGAGTTTCCCCTGTGAAAACCCTTTCTATTCCCAAACTCGAGCTTTGCGGAGCTACTCTTATGGCCGAAACAGTCGATTCCATTATTCCTTCTATGAAGATCCCTAATGCCGAAATTTACAAATGGACCGACTCGACCATTGTGCTTGCTTGGTTGCAAAGACCACCATGTCATTGGAAAGTGTTTGTAGCGAATCGAGTTTCtattatagcaaataaaatcggGACGGACAAATGGCTTCATATAAATACTGCTTATAATCCTGCGGATTTAGCCAGTCGTGGTGTCTATCCACAGGATCTTATTAATAATAGCTTGTGGTGGCATGGGCCAGAGTGGCTTCAAAAACCGGAAGATTGTTGGCCTTCTAACGCGAATTCTTTCCACGATACCGACCTCGAAAAGAAGCCTGTATGTGTACACATGACAGTTCTTCCAGATTCCGAAGACATTTTACAAAGATTTTCATCCTTCAATCGGGCAATCCGAGTTTTGTGTTATGTATATAGATTTATTCACAATACGAGTTCGAAGTATGTGTCCTGTAATCATCCCACAAGATCCTTGTCAACACAAGAGGtgttaaaagtgaaaaattgtCTAATTATGCTtgcacaaaagaaattttttcctaaGGAGTATCAGGCACTGTCACAAAAACGCGACGTACCAAAAACATCATCTATTCTGAATCTTAATCCATTCCTGGATAGTAATGGCTTAATCCGCTCATTGGGTAGACTCGTTTACTCCCCCTCTCTAGACTACGATGAGAAACACCCAATTATTTTGTCCTATCACTCCTATTTTACAAAGCTTTTGGTTCAATTTACGCATGTACATGTCTCCTTGCATGGGGGTAATCAAGAGGTTGTTAATCTTATCCGAATGCAGTATTGGGTACCCCGATTGAGGAACCTGGTGAAATCTGTAATCCATAGCTGCAAAATCTGTGTCcttcacaaaaagaaaacactgtCCCAAATGATGGCCGCCTTGCCCCCAGAACGTACCACGTTTCATAGACCATTTTATTCTACTGGTATAGATTTTGCGGGCCCATTcgatataaaaagttttattggAAGAGGCTCCAGACTCACCAAAGGCTATGTCTGTCTCTTCGTGTGTTTCGCTACTAAGGCAATACACCTAGAACTGACTTCCTCCTTATCTACTCCTGTTTTTCTAGCGGCTTTCCAAAGATTTATTTCACGAAGGGGATGTCCTAGACACATATATTCCGATAATGGTACCAATTTTGTTGGTGCCTCGAAAGAAATTAGCAGGAATTTTCTTGAGGCTTCCCGTTCAGGAATAATTTCACAATTCATCCATCAAAATGTGTCCTGGCACTTTATTCCACCCGGTGCTCCACACATGGGCGGCTTATGGGAAGCCGGCGTTAAAAGTTTTAAGACACATTTCAAAAAAGTCTCTGGAGGTTTCAAGTATTCATTCGAAGAATTTTGTACTCTTTTGGCAAAAATTGAAGCTTGTCTAAACTCTAGACCGATTTCAACTATGTCTGAAAATCCAGGTGACTTAAATCCTCTCACTCCAGGACATTTTCTGACCGGAAATGCCATTCTAGCTCCACCAGAACCTATTTCAGACGATCGTCCAGAATCCATAGTAAATCGGTGGCAACGGGTGAAGGTCCTGCACCATCATTTTGTTCAGAGAtggaaatctgaatatttaaagGAACTTCACAAAAGAAATAAGTGGAAGCAACCGGAGAAGAATATTGATATCGATTCTATTGTGGTAATCCGTGACGAAAATACATCTCCAAATGAATGGAGAATTGGGCGGGTCACACGGTTTTTTCCCGGAAAGGACAACCGCGTTCGAGTAGCTGAATTGTACACACAAAAGGGAGTTATAACGCGCCCTATTGTAAAACTCGTTATTCTTCCAACTCAATGA